The following are from one region of the Prionailurus bengalensis isolate Pbe53 chromosome A2, Fcat_Pben_1.1_paternal_pri, whole genome shotgun sequence genome:
- the LOC122488460 gene encoding TRPM8 channel-associated factor 2-like — MATTPASAFEALMDGVTSWNVPKDPIPSELLLIGEAAFPVMVNDKGQVLIAASFYGRGRLVVVSHESYLLDGGLVPFLLNAVGWLCPSPGAPTGVHPSLGSLVSILQGCGVQAQIQPELGAPLGVYCISAYHDKMTAELIQYVKRGGGLLIGGQAWYWASQHGRDNVLSRFPGNQVTSVAGVYFTDIYGDRGRFKVSKKVPKIPLHVRCGEDLRQDQQQLLEGISELDIKTGGVPSQLLVHGALAFPLGLDASLGCFLAAARYGRGRVVLAAHEGMLWAPKMGPFLLNAVRWLARGQTGKCGVNTGLKNLCTLLSEHGLECSLQPHLTHDLSVYCCEAYGDKEAKQLQEFVAEGGGLLIGGQAWWWASQNPGRSTLAGFPGNVILNRFGLSILAQTLDPGCFPVPTPKMRSYHIRTALCEFQATLNRGAGNLEKHWLAKLGADGAAFLQIPAEGVPAYASLHRLLRKMLHLSGLPAVSREHPVAGDSCEAAVLCLATELARSGTDCSQLVRELGMGTCGSLPAPSDQPITVEIDGSNPGNGDCWVSTGLYLPHGQSAEVSLSEAAACAGLKIQVGCHTDNLTKARKLSRAPVVTHQCCMDRTTRSVSCLWGGLLYVIVPKGSKLGPISVTIKRAVPAPYYKLGKTSVQEWKNCVQESLAPWGELATDNIILTVPTADLRTLEDPEPALHLWDEMMQAIARLAAQPFPLCRPERIVADVQISTGWMHSGYPIMCHVESVQELINEAGMRSGGLWGPIHELGHNQQRQEWEFPPHTTEATCNLWSVYVHETVLGIPRARAHPALSPPEREKRIKTHVRKGAPLHDWNVWTALETYLQLQEAFGWEPFTQLFAEYQTLSGTPTDKAGKMNLWVKKFSEKVQKNLAPFFEAWGWPVQKEVAASLSCLPEWQENPMGVYVHPQV; from the exons ATGGCGACAACTCCTGCCAGTGCTTTCGAGGCCCTCATGGATGGAGTGACAAGCTGGAATGTCCCCAAAGACCCCATCCCTAGTGAACTTCTTCTTATTGGAGAGGCCGCCTTCCCGGTGATGGTGAATGACAAGGGCCAGGTCCTCATTGCTGCCTCCTTCTACGGCCGAGGCCGCCTGGTGGTGGTGTCCCATGAAAGCTACCTGCTGGATGGTGGCTTGGTTCCATTTCTTCTTAATGCAGTGGGTTGGCTCTGTCCCTCACCTGGGGCTCCCACTGGAGTGCACCCATCCCTGGGATCACTAGTAAGTATCCTGCAGGGCTGTGGGGTTCAGGCACAGATTCAGCCGGAACTGGGGGCCCCCTTGGGGGTTTACTGCATCAGTGCCTACCATGATAAGATGACTGCAGAGCTGATCCAGTATGTGAAACGTGGAGGCGGCTTGCTCATCGGAGGCCAAGCCTGGTATTGGGCCAGTCAGCATGGTCGTGACAATGTGCTGTCCAGGTTCCCCGGGAACCAGGTGACAAGTGTGGCTGGAGTGTACTTCACCGACATCTATGGGGACAGAGGACGGTTCAAGGTCTCTAAGAAGGTACCCAAGATCCCACTCCATGTCAG GTGCGGGGAGGATCTCAGGCAGGATCAGCAGCAGCTCCTGGAAGGGATCTCAGAGCTGGACATCAAGACGGGGGGAGTCCCCTCGCAGCTGCTGGTGCACGGGGCCCTGGCCTTCCCGCTGGGGTTAGACGCCTCACTCGGCTGCTTCCTGGCAGCCGCCCGCTATGGCCGGGGCCGGGTGGTTCTCGCCGCCCACGAGGGCATGCTCTGGGCTCCCAAGATGGGGCCCTTTTTGCTCAATGCTGTGCGCTGGCTGGCCAGAGGCCAGACAGGCAAATGTGGGGTGAACACAGGGCTGAAAAACCTGTGCACCCTCCTGTCGGAGCATGGCCTGGAGTGCAGTCTGCAGCCCCATCTGACGCACGACTTGAGTGTCTACTGCTGCGAGGCCTACGGTGACAAGGAGGCCAAGCAGCTACAGGAGTTCGTGGCCGAGGGTGGGGGCTTGCTGATTGGGGGCCAGGCCTGGTGGTGGGCCTCCCAGAACCCAGGCCGCTCCACTTTGGCCGGTTTCCCTGGTAACGTCATCCTCAACCGCTTTGGCCTCAGCATCCTGGCTCAGACCCTCGATCCGGGCTgcttccctgtccccaccccaaagATGCGGAGCTACCACATCCGCACGGCGCTGTGCGAATTCCAGGCCACGCTGAACCGTGGGGCTGGGAACCTGGAAAAGCACTGGCTGGCAAAGCTAGGAGCAGACGGTGCGGCCTTCCTACAGATTCCCGCGGAGGGGGTCCCGGCTTACGCGTCCTTGCACCGGCTCCTGAGGAAGATGCTGCATCTGTCAGGCCTCCCAGCCGTGAGCCGGGAGCACCCAGTGGCTGGCGATTCCTGTGAGGCCGCGGTGCTCTGCCTGGCCACGGAGCTGGCACGCTCTGGGACTGACTGCTCCCAGCTGGTGCGGGAGCTTGGGATGGGGACCTGCGGCTCCCTTCCGGCCCCCTCAGATCAGCCCATCACTGTGGAGATCGATGGCAGCAACCCAG GCAACGGGGACTGCTGGGTGAGTACCGGGCTCTACCTCCCGCACGGACAAAGTGCAGAAGTCTCGCTGTCCGAAGCTGCGGCCTGCGCCGGTCTGAAG ATACAGGTTGGCTGCCACACTGATAACCTGACCAAGGCCAGAAAGCTGTCCCGAGCCCCTGTGGTGACTCACCAGTGCTGCATGGACAGGACCACGCGGTCGGTCTCCTGCCTCTGGGGCGGCCTCCTCTATGTCATCGTGCCGAAGGGCAGCAAACTGGGCCCCATATCTGTCACCATCAAGAGGGCCGTGCCCGCCCCATACTACAAGCTGG GTAAGACATCGGTGCAGGAGTGGAAGAACTGTGTCCAGGAGAGCCTGGCTCCCTGGGGAGAGCTGgccacagataatatcatcctgACAGTGCCAACGGCAGACCTCCGTACCCTGGAGGACCCCGAGCCTGCACTCCACCTCTGGGACGAGATGATGCAGGCGATAGCCCGGCTGGCAGCCcagcctttccctctctgccGTCCCGAGAGGATTGTTGCCGACGTGCAGATCTCAACCG GCTGGATGCACTCAGGATACCCCATCATGTGCCACGTGGAGTCAGTGCAGGAGCTCATCAATGAGGCAGGCATGAGGAGTGGGGGTCTGTGGGGACCCATCCATGAGCTGGGTCACAACCAGCAGCGACAAGAGTGGGAGTTCCCCCCACACACCACTGAAGCCACCTGCAACCTCTGGTCAGTCTATGTGCATGAGACGGTCCTGGGCATCCCCAGGGCTCGGGCCCATCCTGCGCTGAGCCCTCCAGAACGAGAGAAGAGAATTAAAACACACGTAAGAAAGGGAGCCCCACTGCACGACTGGAATGTGTGGACAGCTCTGGAAACATACCTACAG ctCCAGGAAGCCTTTGGGTGGGAGCCATTCACCCAGTTATTTGCTGAGTACCAGACACTCTCTGGCACCCCCACAGACAAGGCTGGCAAGATGAATCTGTGGGTGAAGAAGTTCTCAGAAAAGGTGCAGAAGAATCTGGCTCCATTCTTTGAGGCCTGGGGCTGGCCTGTCCAGAAGGAAGTGGCCGCCAGCCTGTCCTGTCTGCCTGAGTGGCAAGAAAACCCCATGGGGGTGTACGTGCATCCTCAGGTATAA